The Pseudomonas triclosanedens genome has a window encoding:
- a CDS encoding DUF1028 domain-containing protein, whose product MTFSIVGRCAETGQLGIAISSSSIAVGARCPWVRAGVGAVATQNVTLPALGPQILDNLEAGLDPAAALDKALSSNGYSQYRQVTVIDQHGKVALFTGSEALGINHAVAGENCVAAGNLLSSPAVIEAMARAFEGADGCLADRLLAAMQAAMAAGGEAGPVHSAALKVVGDLVWPIIDLRVDWADEAPIDELEKLWVAYKPQMQDYLTRALDPTKAPSYGVPGDE is encoded by the coding sequence ATGACCTTTTCCATCGTTGGACGCTGCGCCGAGACCGGCCAGCTAGGTATCGCCATCAGCTCCTCGAGCATTGCCGTGGGCGCCCGTTGCCCGTGGGTCCGTGCCGGTGTCGGCGCGGTGGCGACCCAGAACGTGACCCTGCCGGCCCTCGGCCCGCAGATTCTGGACAACCTCGAAGCCGGCCTCGACCCCGCCGCCGCACTGGACAAGGCATTGTCGAGCAACGGCTACAGCCAGTACCGCCAGGTAACGGTGATCGACCAGCACGGCAAGGTGGCGCTGTTCACCGGCAGCGAGGCGCTGGGCATCAACCACGCGGTGGCCGGCGAGAACTGCGTGGCGGCGGGCAACCTGCTGTCGTCTCCCGCGGTGATCGAGGCGATGGCCCGCGCCTTCGAGGGCGCCGACGGCTGCCTGGCCGATCGCCTGCTGGCAGCCATGCAGGCGGCGATGGCCGCCGGTGGCGAGGCCGGCCCGGTGCATTCGGCGGCGCTGAAGGTGGTCGGCGACCTGGTCTGGCCGATCATCGACCTGCGGGTGGACTGGGCGGACGAGGCACCGATCGATGAGCTGGAGAAGCTCTGGGTCGCCTACAAGCCGCAGATGCAGGATTACCTCACCCGCGCCCTCGACCCGACCAAGGCACCGAGCTACGGTGTGCCCGGCGACGAGTAG
- a CDS encoding flavin-containing monooxygenase produces MTDLNPGAFGKKSLDNLEIDTLVVGAGQAGVAMSEHLTALGVPHIVLEKNRIAEAWRTGRWDSLVANGPAWHDRFPNMEFPVGPDEFPAKDQVAEYFVAYAKQFNAPIRTGVEVKKVTRNEGRPGFTAETSEGTLQALRIVSATGPFQRPVIPAIAPKSESVQQIHSAHYYNPQQLPEGAVLVVGAGSSGVQIADELNRAGKKVFLSVGAHDRPPRSYRNRDFVWWLGVLGLWDAEEVQPGREHVTIAVSGARGGETIDFRRLANEGITLVGLTRMFADGKVSFQDDLVANLKAGDDNYLSLLDAADAYIERNGLDLPEEPEARKTYPDAECIRNPILELDLSEAGITSIIWATGYAVDFAWLQVDAFDDKGKPKHQRGVSREPGVYFVGLPWLSRRGSSFIWGVWHDAKHVAGHIATQRKYAEYQDASQREASVQKAASWE; encoded by the coding sequence ATGACCGACCTGAATCCAGGCGCCTTCGGCAAGAAGTCGCTTGATAACCTGGAAATCGACACGCTGGTCGTTGGCGCCGGACAAGCCGGCGTGGCCATGAGCGAGCACCTGACCGCCCTTGGCGTGCCGCATATCGTGCTGGAGAAGAACCGCATCGCCGAAGCCTGGCGCACCGGTCGCTGGGATTCGCTGGTGGCCAACGGCCCGGCCTGGCACGACCGCTTCCCGAACATGGAATTCCCGGTCGGCCCGGACGAGTTCCCGGCCAAGGATCAGGTGGCGGAATACTTCGTCGCCTATGCCAAGCAGTTCAATGCGCCGATCCGCACTGGCGTGGAAGTGAAGAAGGTCACGCGCAACGAAGGCCGCCCCGGCTTCACAGCGGAAACCTCCGAAGGCACCCTCCAGGCGCTGCGCATCGTCTCCGCCACCGGCCCGTTCCAGCGCCCGGTGATCCCGGCCATCGCGCCGAAGAGCGAGAGCGTGCAGCAGATTCACTCGGCCCACTACTACAACCCGCAGCAACTGCCCGAAGGTGCCGTGCTGGTGGTGGGCGCCGGTTCTTCCGGCGTGCAGATCGCCGACGAGCTCAATCGCGCCGGCAAGAAGGTCTTCCTGTCGGTGGGCGCCCATGATCGTCCGCCGCGCTCCTATCGCAATCGAGATTTCGTCTGGTGGCTGGGCGTGCTCGGCCTGTGGGACGCAGAAGAGGTGCAGCCGGGCCGCGAGCACGTGACCATTGCCGTGAGCGGTGCCCGTGGCGGCGAGACCATCGACTTCCGCCGCCTGGCCAACGAGGGCATCACCCTGGTCGGCCTGACCAGAATGTTCGCGGACGGCAAGGTGAGCTTCCAGGACGACCTGGTGGCGAACCTGAAGGCAGGCGACGACAACTACCTGAGCCTGCTGGACGCCGCCGATGCCTACATCGAGCGCAACGGCCTGGACCTGCCGGAAGAGCCGGAGGCCCGCAAGACCTACCCGGACGCCGAGTGCATCCGCAACCCGATCCTCGAACTGGACCTCTCAGAGGCCGGCATCACCTCGATCATCTGGGCCACCGGCTACGCCGTGGACTTCGCCTGGCTGCAGGTGGATGCCTTCGACGACAAGGGCAAGCCCAAGCACCAGCGCGGCGTATCCCGCGAGCCGGGCGTGTACTTCGTCGGCCTGCCGTGGCTGTCGCGCCGCGGGTCGTCGTTCATCTGGGGTGTCTGGCACGACGCCAAGCACGTGGCCGGCCACATCGCCACCCAGCGCAAATACGCCGAATACCAGGATGCTTCGCAGCGCGAAGCCTCCGTACAAAAAGCCGCTTCCTGGGAGTAA
- a CDS encoding inorganic phosphate transporter, producing the protein MRASRLTQFPISPVLRETHGLKGRLTFFLLLAGALVFTFVSLGHDIRASGTTLQPGWPMAILVVALLVALSFEFINGFHDTANAVATVIYTNALPPRFAVAWSGVWNFLGVLFSSGAVAFAIVALLPLDLLLEVDSSAGLAMIFALLIASILWNLGTWWLGLPVSSSHTLIGSIVGIGLAHGAMAGHLGLSGSAWSQLLTVGYALLLSPVVGFFSAFVLLRAMSASLRNRTLFHAPEGRTPPPWRIRGLLIVTCTGVSFAHGSNDGQKGIGLIMLILIATVPLAFAVDRAHSPEQTRHLLAVPQASHAQLQRTGSLAPGANPQQVLLAYQQDQHAGPDLLPSLGAVVGDIATRLERHGEMARVPSEEVQELRNDLYLSVETIRLLDRSEQNIDLETWSNLQALRSGGEQTIRFIPVWVKVAVALALGLGTLVGWRRIVTTVGEGIGKAPLTYAQGAAAQLVAMLTIGAADGFGLPVSTTHVLSSGVAGTMAANGSGLQWPTIRNMLLAWVLTLPAAIGLAAGLYWLFMKVL; encoded by the coding sequence ATGCGCGCCTCGCGCCTGACCCAGTTCCCGATCAGCCCCGTCCTGCGCGAAACCCACGGCCTCAAGGGTCGCCTGACGTTCTTCCTGTTGCTGGCCGGGGCGCTGGTCTTCACCTTCGTCAGCCTCGGCCATGACATCCGCGCCAGCGGCACGACACTGCAACCGGGCTGGCCGATGGCGATCCTGGTGGTCGCCCTGCTGGTGGCGCTGAGCTTCGAGTTCATCAACGGTTTCCACGACACGGCCAACGCCGTGGCGACGGTGATCTATACCAATGCCTTGCCGCCGCGCTTCGCGGTGGCGTGGTCCGGCGTGTGGAATTTCCTCGGCGTCCTGTTCTCCAGCGGCGCGGTGGCCTTCGCCATCGTCGCGCTGCTGCCGCTTGATCTGTTGCTGGAGGTAGACAGCAGCGCCGGCCTGGCGATGATCTTCGCCCTGCTGATCGCTTCGATCCTGTGGAACCTCGGCACCTGGTGGCTGGGACTGCCGGTGTCCTCGTCGCATACGCTGATCGGCTCCATCGTCGGCATCGGCCTGGCCCACGGGGCGATGGCCGGGCACCTGGGGCTTTCCGGCAGCGCCTGGTCGCAACTGCTGACAGTCGGTTACGCGTTGCTGCTGTCGCCGGTGGTGGGCTTTTTCAGTGCCTTCGTGCTGCTGCGGGCGATGAGCGCAAGCCTGCGCAACCGCACGCTGTTCCATGCCCCGGAGGGGCGGACTCCACCACCGTGGCGGATTCGCGGTTTGCTGATCGTTACCTGCACCGGGGTGTCTTTCGCCCACGGCTCGAACGACGGTCAGAAAGGCATCGGCCTGATCATGCTGATCCTGATCGCCACCGTCCCGCTCGCGTTCGCCGTGGATCGCGCCCATAGTCCCGAGCAGACCCGCCACCTGCTGGCCGTGCCCCAGGCCAGCCACGCGCAATTGCAACGCACCGGCAGCCTCGCCCCCGGCGCAAACCCGCAGCAGGTGCTGCTGGCCTATCAGCAGGACCAGCATGCCGGTCCCGACCTGCTGCCCTCGCTGGGCGCCGTCGTCGGTGATATCGCCACGCGCCTCGAACGGCACGGCGAAATGGCCAGGGTCCCCAGCGAGGAGGTACAGGAACTGCGCAACGACCTGTACCTGAGCGTGGAAACCATCCGCCTGCTCGACCGCAGTGAACAGAACATCGACCTGGAAACCTGGAGCAACCTGCAAGCCCTGCGTAGCGGCGGCGAGCAGACGATCCGCTTCATTCCGGTGTGGGTGAAAGTGGCCGTGGCGCTGGCACTGGGCCTGGGCACGCTGGTTGGCTGGCGACGCATCGTCACCACGGTGGGCGAAGGCATCGGCAAGGCGCCGCTGACCTATGCCCAGGGCGCCGCGGCGCAACTGGTGGCGATGCTCACCATCGGCGCGGCCGACGGCTTCGGCCTGCCGGTGTCCACCACCCACGTTCTGTCTTCGGGCGTCGCCGGCACGATGGCCGCCAACGGCAGCGGGCTGCAGTGGCCGACCATCCGCAATATGTTGCTGGCCTGGGTATTGACGCTGCCGGCGGCAATCGGCCTGGCGGCCGGGCTGTACTGGTTGTTCATGAAGGTGTTGTAG
- a CDS encoding RidA family protein — translation MPTHTRIRMFNTKDTYPNQTLDNDLCQAVRAGNTVYVRGQVGTDFEGNLVGLGDPRAQAEQAMKNVKQLLEEAGSDLSHIVKTTTYIIDPRYREPVYQEVGKWLKGVFPISTGLVVSALGQPQWLMEIDVIAVIPD, via the coding sequence ATGCCTACCCACACTCGCATCCGCATGTTCAACACCAAGGACACCTACCCGAACCAGACCCTGGACAACGACCTCTGCCAGGCCGTGCGTGCCGGCAACACAGTGTACGTGCGCGGCCAGGTCGGCACTGATTTCGAGGGCAACCTGGTAGGGCTGGGCGACCCGCGCGCCCAGGCCGAGCAAGCGATGAAGAACGTCAAGCAACTGCTGGAAGAAGCCGGTAGCGATCTGTCGCACATCGTCAAGACCACCACCTACATCATCGACCCCCGCTACCGCGAGCCGGTGTATCAGGAGGTCGGCAAGTGGCTTAAGGGCGTGTTCCCGATCTCCACCGGCCTCGTCGTGTCGGCCCTCGGCCAGCCACAGTGGTTGATGGAAATCGACGTCATCGCGGTGATCCCGGACTGA
- a CDS encoding site-specific integrase: MPRKPFSKSALESSERSLLQRKLPENTPQAIQKRSTARGQVDVSAQGLLVRNKTTGTREYVRDFTDLVTEYPHHKLIVQQLLIGAQLHSAKRLITYQSHQDIYYSIQEFVLFLNSAEPINKSVKGVADVDGQVCVNFRSFLIRSYPGRTVNRKRYGALKNIFLSLKNKYKGQSWVGKGFEWPTGPGMNEQVTEGYSREIHNKLVEGCLIDIKFIMKWMESYNGVVEGGKPILAYDLSLENLMFDLVVKEQTKRSNGSIKATHIKGFEWVIRSTGDVKEYIRANGISIEKFLGIYRDRAHELAAKGRSVVGTEVSERGMVYGCDREESGRIATANVGRLYPDWPMQVSFEEAGHLFSSEWSKNTAHGTNKKYSTLEKRLRSALMYMRVGPEHLPYEVGQMAYFSRVAFTMATLFPFFLFVMLQTGWNFEVVVSISDNLDDHIEEDLLDDDYVIIYGYKGRSDKSQMHRSNKRDKFGAYQILRFVAAEVTKHLSSPHYLNGKLFQCVISKNLWNKFGRLCTPVTTTNFGHASTEFLHRHRIKLDTDTKSPRIETKRLRTTYETRRREQGLDIDEVSAMMGHSDIDTTVNHYDSDWGSAEILNGRLRKIQRKHEEDFRRYSANLLTDVSLVELREATLRCGSKEELRSVVAPLVGRLNSSEDSVIQLLSPEGQTFIASCLNSRRPDWPGAESFLRTDTPCNYFNRCPLCSQCVIFKEALPFIARRISDLDGLRERLNPLEWEKSYRAEYLAWKGVLEGWGDPIEVAEAIDRSEHNGFALPLTMIGLS, translated from the coding sequence ATGCCACGCAAACCCTTCTCCAAGTCTGCCCTTGAGTCGAGTGAACGATCGCTCCTCCAGCGCAAGCTGCCAGAAAACACCCCCCAAGCAATCCAAAAAAGAAGCACTGCAAGGGGACAAGTCGATGTTTCAGCTCAAGGGTTGCTTGTCCGAAACAAGACTACTGGCACAAGGGAATACGTCCGTGACTTCACAGACCTTGTCACTGAGTATCCGCACCATAAATTAATTGTCCAGCAGTTACTTATAGGTGCGCAGCTCCATTCCGCAAAGAGATTGATCACATATCAATCCCATCAAGACATCTATTACTCAATTCAAGAGTTTGTGCTGTTTCTTAATAGCGCTGAGCCGATCAATAAATCAGTCAAAGGTGTTGCTGATGTCGATGGGCAGGTATGCGTGAATTTTAGGTCATTTCTAATTCGTTCGTATCCAGGTCGCACCGTAAATAGAAAAAGATACGGCGCATTAAAAAATATCTTCCTTTCGTTGAAGAATAAATATAAAGGGCAGAGCTGGGTCGGCAAAGGGTTTGAATGGCCGACTGGACCTGGGATGAACGAGCAAGTAACAGAAGGATACAGCAGGGAGATTCATAATAAGCTTGTGGAGGGATGCTTGATCGATATTAAGTTTATTATGAAGTGGATGGAGAGTTACAACGGTGTAGTGGAAGGCGGGAAGCCAATTCTGGCATACGATCTTTCATTAGAAAACTTGATGTTTGACCTGGTTGTAAAAGAGCAAACTAAAAGATCCAACGGGTCAATCAAGGCGACACACATTAAAGGGTTTGAGTGGGTTATACGCTCCACTGGAGATGTTAAAGAATACATACGGGCAAATGGAATAAGTATAGAGAAGTTTCTCGGCATTTACCGAGACCGCGCCCACGAACTGGCGGCTAAAGGGCGCTCTGTAGTTGGTACTGAGGTGAGTGAAAGGGGGATGGTGTATGGCTGTGATCGAGAAGAATCTGGGCGAATTGCAACTGCTAATGTAGGGAGGCTTTATCCTGATTGGCCTATGCAAGTGAGCTTCGAGGAAGCTGGACATCTGTTTTCCTCTGAGTGGAGTAAAAACACCGCTCACGGAACAAACAAGAAATATTCTACGCTGGAAAAAAGATTACGGTCGGCCTTGATGTATATGAGGGTTGGGCCAGAACACCTACCCTATGAAGTAGGACAAATGGCGTACTTCAGCAGAGTAGCTTTCACAATGGCAACTTTATTCCCATTCTTTCTCTTCGTGATGTTGCAGACGGGCTGGAATTTTGAGGTTGTTGTATCGATAAGCGATAACCTAGACGACCACATAGAAGAAGACCTTTTGGATGATGACTATGTGATTATTTATGGGTACAAGGGACGGTCCGACAAAAGCCAAATGCATAGATCAAACAAGCGAGATAAGTTTGGCGCGTATCAGATCTTGCGCTTTGTTGCCGCTGAAGTAACCAAGCATTTGTCGTCGCCTCATTATTTAAATGGTAAATTATTTCAGTGTGTCATTTCGAAGAATCTGTGGAATAAGTTTGGTCGCTTATGCACGCCGGTGACCACTACGAATTTTGGGCACGCATCAACGGAGTTTCTACATCGCCACCGCATAAAATTGGATACGGATACCAAATCCCCCAGAATTGAAACGAAACGTCTTCGAACTACTTACGAAACTCGACGGAGAGAACAGGGTTTAGATATAGACGAAGTTTCGGCAATGATGGGGCATTCGGATATCGATACCACAGTGAATCATTATGATAGTGACTGGGGGTCGGCAGAAATATTAAATGGGCGTCTAAGGAAGATTCAGAGAAAGCATGAAGAAGATTTTAGGCGTTACTCAGCAAATCTTCTTACAGATGTGTCTTTGGTTGAGCTGCGTGAAGCCACTCTACGCTGCGGTAGCAAAGAAGAACTACGGTCAGTTGTTGCACCATTAGTCGGTAGGCTGAATTCTTCTGAAGATTCGGTAATACAGTTGCTTTCTCCGGAAGGTCAGACATTCATTGCAAGTTGTCTAAATTCAAGACGACCAGATTGGCCAGGCGCTGAAAGTTTTCTTAGGACGGATACGCCTTGCAACTACTTCAATCGTTGCCCGTTATGCTCACAGTGTGTGATCTTCAAAGAAGCATTACCTTTTATTGCAAGAAGAATTTCCGACCTTGACGGTCTGAGGGAGCGGTTAAATCCCTTAGAATGGGAGAAAAGCTATCGCGCTGAGTATTTAGCGTGGAAGGGGGTTCTAGAGGGCTGGGGGGATCCGATTGAGGTTGCTGAGGCAATAGATAGATCGGAACATAACGGTTTTGCACTGCCATTGACAATGATAGGGCTCTCATGA
- a CDS encoding HAD family hydrolase has product MHYQNILFDLDGTLTDPREGITRSIQYALAQLGIDEPDLRQLEHFIGPPLLQCFMSTYDFDEARAWEAVNHYRVRFKDTGLYENKVFDGVGELLQLLAGQGRTLYICTSKPTVFAAEIARHFDFARHFKVIYGSELDGTRTNKVELIEHLLGIEKLDPGQTLMIGDRKHDLIGAHRNGLSAAGVGYGFGSREELLAEGPAHYFASMAELRAAFA; this is encoded by the coding sequence ATGCATTACCAGAACATCCTCTTCGACCTCGACGGCACCCTCACCGACCCGCGTGAAGGCATCACCCGTTCGATCCAGTATGCCCTCGCCCAGCTCGGTATCGACGAGCCGGACCTGCGCCAGCTCGAACACTTCATCGGCCCGCCGTTGCTGCAGTGCTTCATGAGCACCTACGACTTCGACGAGGCGCGTGCCTGGGAAGCGGTGAACCACTACCGCGTGCGCTTCAAGGACACCGGGCTGTACGAGAACAAGGTGTTCGACGGCGTCGGCGAACTGCTGCAACTGCTCGCCGGCCAGGGCCGCACGCTGTACATCTGCACCAGCAAACCGACGGTTTTCGCCGCCGAAATCGCCCGTCACTTCGACTTCGCCCGGCACTTCAAGGTGATCTACGGCAGCGAGCTGGACGGCACCCGCACCAACAAGGTCGAACTGATCGAACACCTGCTGGGCATCGAAAAGCTCGACCCTGGGCAGACCCTGATGATCGGCGATCGCAAGCACGACCTGATCGGCGCGCATCGCAACGGGTTGTCGGCTGCCGGTGTCGGTTATGGTTTTGGCAGCCGTGAAGAGTTGCTGGCGGAAGGTCCGGCGCACTACTTCGCGAGCATGGCGGAGCTGCGCGCGGCGTTTGCCTGA
- a CDS encoding tyrosine-type recombinase/integrase, whose translation MTTPTRDQIKAVLEEIRNGLGCHEEELEPIATEEDDEVLSGDSSLGIICDSVNLLNLSRIDKNEWSYIRVSPRSSFGDPVWDFGDYPSPYGFPIRINFDYVNMYGVNVCGVGHEHWVNIARALLFYRVPHFGIHGRINAYTSLETDKTKVLRLVGLFHAEGLYLGSENSPGFRTVNDLAKSSVEHYIESLPTSGIKWEFCYLMSFWQGVSSMGMLPSEYSLYDSYVTKELVAKYRREYDESCRPFEPIPLDDYAEIFRYCVGFVENYSDDVLWLYKNFAPTIVGAFENPEKLAAINFGVSTASVEGVKRFRDYKPKLLDSGIPWWGIEIKERTHENDEGEYINQTAVISVVVSLIDACIVLLLCLTGMRRSEVIGLKVDCLSFKSEGYWLTYTVFKTSISSQGDIKTIPIPKIAADAIEVIIEIGRDARAYANHDYLFVKIPKFSFGNTPQSTVVERACNRVANNLGIDYRVHPHRFRKSLALYIIHQDSRNLEIIKRLFSHRSLKMTLRYILSLPGVNDEVKATLIEENTEILVEVLQGVISGQIGGIGGKRLAKTANSSPILRAKLQNAGKESLSQYVASLLDEGVKLLHRTNLAICMRTPGLTSESPCDAKNDSPGSRLHPNLFACDPYNCRYAAFVEANVPSLKNEIIFHDNMIKHRYCGATQKEYSQRRIAEAFKRLHEVVGDEAHIFLKQVAHG comes from the coding sequence ATGACAACTCCAACACGTGACCAAATAAAAGCCGTTTTAGAAGAAATAAGGAATGGACTGGGTTGTCACGAGGAAGAGTTAGAGCCTATCGCTACTGAAGAAGATGATGAGGTTCTGAGTGGCGACTCTTCACTTGGGATCATTTGCGATAGTGTAAATTTACTAAATCTTTCCAGAATTGATAAGAACGAGTGGAGTTATATTAGGGTAAGTCCTAGAAGCTCTTTCGGCGATCCGGTTTGGGATTTTGGGGATTACCCCTCCCCTTATGGATTTCCCATACGCATCAATTTTGATTATGTGAATATGTATGGCGTGAATGTTTGTGGAGTAGGACACGAACATTGGGTGAATATTGCTAGGGCGCTACTATTTTACCGTGTACCGCATTTCGGAATTCATGGTCGTATTAATGCTTATACATCTCTTGAGACAGATAAAACAAAAGTATTAAGACTTGTCGGGTTGTTTCATGCCGAAGGTCTATATTTAGGTTCGGAAAATTCACCAGGTTTTAGGACGGTGAATGATTTGGCCAAGTCGAGTGTGGAGCACTATATAGAGTCGCTGCCCACATCTGGGATCAAGTGGGAATTCTGTTACTTAATGTCCTTCTGGCAGGGCGTGTCATCGATGGGTATGCTTCCGTCAGAGTACTCACTATACGATTCATACGTAACTAAAGAGCTTGTCGCCAAATATAGAAGAGAATACGACGAGTCCTGTCGACCTTTCGAACCCATTCCGCTCGATGACTATGCAGAAATATTTAGATACTGTGTGGGGTTTGTTGAAAACTATAGCGATGACGTCCTTTGGCTGTATAAAAATTTTGCGCCAACCATAGTAGGTGCTTTTGAGAACCCCGAAAAGCTTGCCGCGATAAATTTTGGTGTGTCAACGGCGTCCGTTGAGGGAGTTAAAAGATTTAGGGATTATAAACCTAAGTTACTAGATAGCGGTATTCCCTGGTGGGGAATAGAAATCAAGGAAAGAACGCATGAGAATGATGAGGGGGAGTATATAAATCAAACTGCTGTGATTAGCGTTGTTGTCTCTCTGATCGATGCGTGTATCGTGCTTCTTCTGTGCCTTACTGGGATGCGCCGATCAGAGGTCATTGGACTTAAGGTGGATTGTCTTTCGTTTAAGTCTGAGGGTTATTGGCTTACTTATACTGTTTTCAAAACCTCTATTTCGTCACAGGGCGACATTAAAACAATACCTATCCCAAAAATTGCTGCTGACGCAATTGAAGTAATAATTGAAATAGGGCGTGATGCTCGTGCTTACGCTAATCACGACTATCTGTTTGTCAAGATACCAAAGTTTAGTTTTGGAAACACTCCGCAGTCCACTGTGGTAGAGCGAGCTTGCAATCGAGTGGCAAACAACCTGGGTATTGATTATAGAGTACACCCACATCGTTTTCGGAAGTCACTTGCACTTTATATAATTCATCAAGATTCGCGGAATCTTGAAATTATTAAACGCCTCTTTTCTCACCGCAGCTTAAAAATGACGTTAAGGTACATCCTTTCTTTACCTGGCGTGAACGATGAAGTCAAAGCTACGTTGATTGAAGAAAATACGGAAATTCTCGTCGAGGTTTTGCAAGGTGTAATTTCCGGTCAAATTGGGGGCATTGGAGGCAAAAGGTTGGCCAAGACTGCTAATTCTTCTCCAATACTCAGGGCTAAATTGCAAAACGCGGGAAAAGAGAGTTTAAGTCAGTATGTCGCCTCTTTGCTTGATGAAGGTGTGAAGCTTCTGCATAGAACGAATCTTGCAATCTGTATGCGAACGCCGGGTCTTACCAGCGAGTCACCTTGTGATGCTAAGAATGATAGCCCTGGGTCGAGGCTTCATCCAAACTTGTTTGCGTGTGACCCATATAATTGTAGATATGCTGCATTTGTCGAGGCCAATGTTCCATCATTAAAAAATGAGATAATTTTCCACGATAATATGATTAAGCATAGGTACTGTGGAGCGACTCAGAAGGAATATTCGCAGAGGCGTATCGCT
- the argE gene encoding acetylornithine deacetylase translates to MPTSREILAQLIAFDTVSRNSNLALIEYIRSYLTEQGVDCELFFDDAGRKANLYATLGPRDRGGICLSGHTDVVPVDGQAWTVPPFELTEQNGRLYGRGTADMKGYIACVLAAVPAFLARPLRLPVHLAFSYDEEVGCLGVRSLIAALEQREHKPLVCIIGEPTELKPVLGHKGKLAMRCQVHGAACHSAYAPQGVNAIEYAAKLIGRLGEIGAALAAPERHDARFDPPYSTVQTGVISGGRALNIVPAECQFDFEVRALPSDDPQQVADDLREYAEAELLPKMRAVKAEADIRFTALSAYPALATDPQAEAAGLIAQLTGSREFSTVAYGTEGGLFDQAGIPTVVCGPGSMEQGHKPDEFVSVEQLARCDAMLARLAEWLRG, encoded by the coding sequence ATGCCTACCAGCCGTGAAATCCTCGCCCAACTGATCGCCTTCGATACCGTCAGCCGCAACTCCAACCTGGCGCTGATCGAGTACATCCGCAGTTACCTCACCGAGCAGGGTGTCGACTGTGAGCTGTTCTTCGACGACGCCGGACGCAAGGCCAACCTCTACGCCACTCTCGGCCCGCGCGACCGCGGCGGGATCTGCCTGTCCGGGCACACCGACGTGGTGCCGGTGGACGGCCAGGCGTGGACGGTCCCGCCATTCGAACTGACCGAGCAGAATGGCCGCCTGTACGGCCGCGGCACCGCCGACATGAAGGGCTACATCGCCTGCGTGCTGGCGGCGGTCCCGGCGTTCCTCGCCCGGCCGCTGCGCCTGCCGGTGCACCTGGCGTTCTCCTATGACGAGGAAGTCGGCTGCCTGGGCGTGCGCTCGCTGATCGCTGCGCTGGAGCAGCGCGAGCACAAACCGCTGGTGTGCATCATCGGCGAGCCCACCGAACTCAAGCCGGTGCTCGGCCACAAGGGCAAGCTGGCCATGCGTTGCCAGGTGCACGGCGCGGCCTGTCACTCGGCCTATGCGCCGCAAGGCGTGAACGCCATCGAGTACGCGGCGAAGCTGATCGGACGGCTCGGCGAGATCGGTGCCGCCCTGGCAGCCCCGGAGCGCCACGACGCACGCTTCGATCCGCCGTACTCCACGGTGCAGACCGGCGTAATCAGCGGCGGCCGCGCACTGAACATCGTGCCCGCCGAGTGCCAGTTCGACTTCGAGGTCCGCGCGCTGCCCAGCGATGATCCGCAACAGGTCGCCGATGACCTGCGCGAATATGCCGAAGCCGAACTGCTGCCGAAGATGCGCGCGGTGAAGGCCGAAGCGGATATCCGCTTCACGGCGCTGTCCGCCTACCCTGCACTGGCCACCGATCCGCAGGCCGAGGCAGCCGGGCTGATTGCGCAGCTCACCGGCTCGCGGGAGTTTTCCACCGTCGCCTATGGCACCGAGGGCGGGCTGTTCGACCAGGCCGGCATCCCTACCGTGGTCTGCGGCCCCGGCAGCATGGAGCAGGGCCACAAGCCCGACGAATTCGTCAGCGTGGAACAACTGGCCAGATGCGACGCGATGCTGGCACGCCTGGCGGAGTGGCTGCGCGGGTAA